One segment of Meriones unguiculatus strain TT.TT164.6M chromosome 3, Bangor_MerUng_6.1, whole genome shotgun sequence DNA contains the following:
- the Pgap4 gene encoding post-GPI attachment to proteins factor 4 gives MTTSSSPAAMLLRRLRRLSWGSTAVQLFILTVVTFGLLAPLACHRLLHSYFYLRHWHLNQMSQEFLQQSLKEGEAALHYFEELPSANGSVPIVWQATPRPWLVITIITVDRQPGFHYVLQVVSQFHRLLQQCGPQCEGHQLFLCNVERSVSHFDAKLLSKYVPVANRYEGTEDDYGDDPSTNSFEKEKQDYVYCLESSLQTYNPDYVLMVEDDAIPEEQIFPVLEHLLRARFSEPHLQDALYLKLYHPERLQHYINPEPMRILEWVGVGMLLGPALTWIYMKFACRPGFSWPVMLFFSLYSMGLVELVGRHYFLELRRLSPSLYSVVPASQCCTPAMLFPAPAARRTLTYLSQVYCHKGFGKDMALYSLLRAKGERAYVVEPNLVKHIGLFSSLRYNFHPSLL, from the coding sequence ATGACTACGTCAAGCTCTCCAGCTGCCATGCTTCTCCGGAGGCTTCGGCGACTTTCCTGGGGCAGCACTGCTGTCCAGCTCTTCATTCTAACTGTGGTGACCTTTGGCTTACTGGCCCCTCTGGCGTGTCACCGGCTCCTGCACTCATACTTCTATCTGCGCCATTGGCATCTAAACCAGATGAGCCAGGAGTTCCTGCAGCAGAGCCTGAAGGAGGGGGAGGCTGCCCTTCACTACTTCGAAGAGCTGCCCTCTGCCAATGGTTCTGTGCCCATCGTCTGGCAGGCCACTCCCCGGCCCTGGCTGGTGATCACCATAATCACCGTGGATAGGCAACCTGGCTTTCACTACGTCTTACAAGTTGTGTCCCAGTTCCACCGGCTTCTGCAGCAGTGCGGTCCGCAGTGTGAGGGGCACCAGCTCTTCCTGTGCAATGTGGAACGGAGCGTGAGCCATTTTGATGCTAAGCTGCTCTCTAAGTATGTCCCTGTGGCCAACCGCTATGAGGGCACGGAAGATGATTACGGTGATGACCCTTCAACCAATTCATTTGAGAAAGAGAAGCAAGACTACGTCTATTGCCTGGAGTCGTCGCTGCAGACCTACAACCCAGACTATGTCCTGATGGTGGAGGATGATGCCATTCCAGAAGAACAGATCTTCCCTGTGCTGGAGCACCTTCTGCGTGCTCGCTTCTCCGAGCCACACCTCCAGGATGCCCTGTATCTAAAGCTCTATCACCCGGAGCGGCTACAGCACTACATCAACCCGGAGCCCATGCGAATCCTGGAGTGGGTTGGTGTGGGCATGCTGCTGGGGCCTGCGCTGACCTGGATATACATGAAGTTTGCCTGCCGCCCAGGCTTCAGTTGGCCGGTCATGCTGTTCTTCTCCCTGTACAGCATGGGGCTGGTGGAACTGGTGGGCCGGCACTATTTCCTGGAACTGCGGCGCCTGAGCCCCTCCTTGTACAGCGTGGTCCCTGCTTCTCAGTGTTGTACCCCAGCTATGCTCTTCCCTGCCCCTGCAGCCCGCAGGACCCTCACATACCTGTCCCAGGTGTACTGCCACAAGGGCTTTGGCAAAGACATGGCATTGTACTCTCTGCTGAGAGCCAAGGGGGAGCGGGCGTATGTGGTGGAGCCCAACCTCGTGAAACACATAGGGCTGTTCTCTAGCCTGAGGTACAATTTTCACCCCAGTCTGCTCTAG